From Debaryomyces hansenii CBS767 chromosome C complete sequence, a single genomic window includes:
- a CDS encoding DEHA2C10868p (similar to uniprot|P53868 Saccharomyces cerevisiae YNL219C ALG9 catalyzes the transfer of mannose from Dol-P-Man to lipid-linked oligosaccharides), with translation MSSKTNVGESQRLNGLQIGLIALNVLLRVYAAFFMIISDCDETFNYWEPLNLLIRGFGKQTWEYSPDYAIRSYTYLIPYVIVTYPIKVFEKFVNIPSYYQFYWIRLIALCGFTCFTELRLFYSINSSLNRKVGNWFLFLSSIAPGMSHAGVALLPSSFAMNCVTMATANSLSAISENSANYSVQAIIWFLVGGIVGWPFALALGLPFGLFILIQNIKRFNVLFSIIKGCIAGLVSTLIISTAIDSWFYQKLDLVPLNIVLYNVFGEQGEGPEIFGVEPFHYYILNLLVNFNVVAILGYVGLVMNVVLFGEKNRYKVLITVSLPLLIWSLIFGSQPHKEERFLYPVYPLLILSSSLLLTLIFPMVTFVSKGIAANKINSKHIEKLVQLLFAFSVGMVSILRIINLVENYSTPLSVHREISTLPVSNISVNVCTGREWYHFPNSFFLPDNYRLKFIRSGFDGLLPGDFLEGASLKASTSSIPPNMNNKNQYSDDKVIDFDECSYYIDNSQAANLEVGEPNIVERSGKELKVNKGWSVVQCQNIINPSGTSSGIGKLLWIPEYVRSLIPYNVDYMDYCLVERKKNIV, from the coding sequence ATGTCATCAAAAACCAATGTTGGTGAATCTCAAAGGCTCAATGGTCTCCAAATAGGACTAATTGCTTTAAATGTACTATTAAGAGTTTACGCAGCATTTTTTATGATAATATCCGACTGTGATGAAACATTTAATTATTGGGAACCTTTGAATCTATTGATCAGAGGATTTGGTAAACAAACATGGGAATATTCGCCTGATTATGCCATAAGATCCTACACATATTTGATACCATATGTTATCGTTACATATCCTATTAAGGtgtttgaaaaatttgtcAATATTCCTTCATactatcaattttattggaTTCGTCTTATTGCATTATGTGGGTTTACATGTTTCACCGAATTGAGATTATTCTATTCgataaattcaagtttAAACCGTAAGGTTGGAAATTGGTTCTTATTCTTATCTTCCATAGCTCCAGGCATGTCACATGCTGGTGTTGCATTATTACCATCTTCGTTTGCTATGAATTGTGTTACTATGGCCACAGCAAATTCGTTGTCAGCAATTTCAGAAAATAGTGCTAACTACAGTGTACAGGCTATAATTTGGTTCTTAGTAGGGGGGATAGTCGGCTGGCCATTCGCTCTTGCATTAGGTCTACCATttggattatttattttgattcaaaatattaaaagatTCAATGTACTCTTTTCTATCATTAAAGGATGCATTGCTGGTTTGGTATCTACTTTAATAATCAGTACTGCTATTGATTCGTGGTTTTACCAAAAACTTGATCTAGTTCCCTTGAATATTGTCTTATACAACGTATTTGGCGAACAGGGGGAAGGCCCTGAAATCTTTGGAGTTGAACCATTTCACTACTATATcttaaatttattggtgAATTTTAATGTAGTGGCTATATTAGGCTACGTTGGGTTGGTGATGAATGTTGTACTTTTTGGGGAAAAAAATAGGTACAAAGTATTGATAACTGTAAGTCTTCCGCTTCTTATTTGgtcattaatatttggtAGTCAACCCCATAAAGAGGAGAGATTTTTATACCCAGTATATccattattgattttaagcagttcattattattgactCTTATCTTCCCCATGGTTACTTTTGTTTCGAAAGGAATAGCAGCAAATAAGATTAATTCTAAACATATTGAGAAGTTGGTTCAACTATTATTTGCCTTCTCAGTTGGTATGGTATCTATATTGCGCATCATTAATTTAGTGGAAAATTATAGTACTCCATTATCTGTGCATAGAGAAATATCAACCTTACCtgtatcaaatatatcagtCAATGTATGTACCGGGCGTGAATGGTACCACTTTCCAAACTCGTTTTTCTTGCCAGACAATTATcgtttgaaatttattagaagTGGATTTGATGGCTTATTACCTGGTGACTTCTTAGAGGGAGCTAGCTTAAAAGCTAGTACTTCTTCTATTCCACCTAATATGAATAACAAAAACCAATATTCAGATGATAAggtaattgattttgacgAGTGCTCCTATTATATAGATAACTCTCAAGCCGCAAATCTTGAAGTTGGTGAGCCAAATATCGTTGAAAGAAGTGGTAAAGAATTAAAGGTGAACAAAGGTTGGTCCGTGGTACAATGCcagaatattattaatcCTAGTGGCACCAGTTCAGGAATAGGTAAATTGCTCTGGATCCCAGAGTACGTTAGATCTCTAATCCCTTACAACGTTGACTATATGGACTATTGCTTAGTggaaagaaaaaagaatattgtGTAG
- a CDS encoding DEHA2C10758p (highly similar to uniprot|P28834 Saccharomyces cerevisiae YNL037C IDH1 Subunit of mitochondrial NAD()-dependent isocitrate dehydrogenase), whose amino-acid sequence MFRSGIQKSSIRKLATFISPESALPKKYGGKYTVTLIPGDGVGKEITDSVRTIFSHQNVPIEWEVVDVSGLEAGNGVTEAVESLKRNKVGLKGILYTPTGTSGKSLNVALRKELDIYASLVLIKNIPGVKGRLEGIDFALVRENTEGEYSGLEHQSYPGVVESLKIMTRFKSERIAKFAFDFAKKNNRKLVTAIHKANIMKLGDGLFRTTVKDVGQDYAGIEVNDLIVDNASMQAVAKPQQFDVLVTPNLYGTILSNIGAALIGGPGLVPGANFGREYAVFEPGCRHVGLDIKGQNTANPTAMILSAAMLLRHLGLNDHADKISKATYDVIAEGNVRTKDIGGASSTTEFTDAIVAKLN is encoded by the exons ATGTTCAGATCTGGTATTCAAAAA AGTTCCATTCGTAAGTTGGCCACTTTCATTTCGCCTGAGTCCGCTTTGCCAAAGAAGTACGGTGGTAAATATACCGTAACTTTGATTCCAGGGGATGGTGTCGGTAAGGAAATCACTGACTCGGTTAGAACCATCTTCAGTCACCAAAACGTTCCAATTGAATGGGAAGTTGTTGATGTTTCGGGATTAGAAGCTGGTAACGGTGTTACTGAAGCTGTTGAATCGTTGAAGAGAAACAAGGTTGGTTTAAAGGGTATCTTGTACACACCAACCGGGACCTCGGGTAAGTCTTTAAATGTTGCATTAAGAAAAGAATTGGACATCTACGCCTCTTTGGTTTTGATTAAGAACATTCCAGGTGTCAAGGGTAGATTAGAAGGTATTGACTTTGCCTTGGTCAGAGAAAACACCGAAGGTGAATACTCGGGATTAGAACATCAATCGTACCCAGGTGTTGTTGAATCCTTAAAGATCATGACTAGATTCAAGTCTGAAAGAATCGCCAAGTTTGCTTTTGACTTTGCCAAGAAGAACAACAGAAAATTGGTCACAGCTATCCACAAAGCCAACATTATGAAATTAGGGGATGGTTTATTCAGAACCACCGTCAAGGACGTTGGTCAAGACTACGCTGGTATTGAAGTTAACGACTTGATTGTCGATAACGCTTCCATGCAAGCCGTTGCCAAGCCACAACAATTCGATGTCTTGGTCACTCCAAACTTGTACGGTACCATCTTATCTAACATTGGTGCTGCTTTAATTGGTGGTCCAGGTTTAGTTCCAGGTGCTAACTTCGGTAGAGAATACGCTGTTTTCGAACCAGGTTGTAGACACGTTGGTTTAGATATCAAGGGTCAAAACACCGCTAACCCAACCGCCATGATCTTATCTGCTGCTATGTTATTAAGACACTTAGGCTTGAACGATCATGCTGATAAGATCTCTAAGGCTACCTACGACGTCATTGCCGAAGGTAACGTTAGAACTAAAGATATCGGTGGTGCTTCCTCCACTACTGAATTCACTGACGCTATTGTAgctaaattgaattaa
- a CDS encoding DEHA2C10714p (weakly similar to CA4730|IPF7737 Candida albicans or CA4755|IPF11480 Candida albicans) — translation MDIGTEYDNDMNIDGEAASEISPSVWLGSYSLLSQQQFLDAKNIKVIINCSATCTFLKELGASGMNMSSDLVILSLDPSFDAGRVTSDEMPLLDDYMSRFNRILQNYINFFYNLNPQANNLIHKFPQNKPLSISSPILTGNLKEQFFNINRLLKLLKNVNDSIGTLIVSPDGNSKLSTGLTMSYLMDNYNFNFDASYTNLKITRPSIVPFNYQYYNDLLIIENLKKFYSENSSIKQTNNVLLTANCNLKRKNEYDYIWVGGAKRKNVE, via the coding sequence ATGGATATAGGAACGGaatatgataatgatatgaATATTGATGGAGAAGCAGCATCGGAGATTTCGCCGTCTGTTTGGTTAGGGTCATACTCGTTGCTTTCACAGCAGCAATTTTTGGACGCAAAGAATATCAAAGTGATTATCAACTGTTCGGCTACATGCACATTTTTGAAGGAATTGGGTGCTAGCGGTATGAACATGTCTTCGGATTTGGTAATATTGCTGTTGGATCCGTCGTTTGATGCTGGTAGGGTGACAAGCGATGAGATGCCTCTTTTGGACGACTACATGAGTAGGTTCAACCggattttgcaaaattacatcaattttttttataatttgaatcCACAGGcgaataatttaatacaTAAGTTTCCGCAGAACAAGCCGCTCAGTATTAGCAGTCCGATTTTGACGGGCAATTTGAAGGagcaatttttcaacattaaCCGGTTGCTTAAGTTGTTGAAGAATGTGAACGACTCGATCGGGACCCTTATAGTGTCGCCCGACGGCAACTCCAAGTTGTCTACTGGTTTGACAATGTCGTACCTCATGGATAACTACAATTTCAACTTTGACGCCAGCTACACCAACCTCAAGATCACCAGGCCGCTGATTGTGCCGTTTAATTATCAGTATTATAACGACTTGCTTATTATCgaaaacttgaagaagtttTACCTGGAGAACTCGTCGATCAAGCAGACAAACAACGTGTTGTTGACGGCAAACTGCAATTTGAAGAGGAAGAATGAGTATGATTATATTTGGGTTGGTGGTGccaaaagaaagaatgtCGAGTAA
- a CDS encoding DEHA2C10692p (weakly similar to uniprot|P18411 Saccharomyces cerevisiae YAL008W FUN14 Mitochondrial protein) produces MMHPFFSAARNSTRVASMRSMFTRNFVSKTQFVNTRVMSNGSMMPKMKLLVGSVGTFYLVNKLQSKSTIFNDAAFAGNRGFSTQQPVVPEQKVISSRFGGKLDYQELTIGSITGLFLGILAGKLSSAIVFLTLSGYLLTQFLENKGIISIPWRQFVNIGSERIDVKRLVLNQPSFKISFVLTFLIAAFNV; encoded by the coding sequence ATGATGCATCCATTCTTTTCAGCTGCTAGAAACTCAACAAGGGTAGCATCGATGAGATCGATGTTTACCCGGAATTTCGTTTCCAAAACCCAATTTGTCAACACTAGAGTTATGTCCAATGGGTCCATGATGCCTAAGATGAAGTTGCTTGTGGGGTCAGTAGGAACGTTTTACTTGGTCAATAAGCTTCAATCTAAATCGACTATCTTTAATGATGCTGCGTTTGCTGGAAATCGGGGGTTTTCCACCCAGCAACCTGTTGTGCCAGAACAAAAAGTGATTAGTTCGAGGTTTGGGGGAAAGTTGGATTACCAGGAATTGACCATTGGTTCGATCACAGGATTGTTCTTGGGAATACTTGCTGGAAAATTGAGTTCTGCAATTGTATTTTTGACGTTATCAGGCTATCTTTTGACCCAATTTTTGGAAAACAAGGGCATTATTAGTATTCCATGGAGACAATTCGTCAATATCGGATCTGAAAGAATTGACGTAAAGAGGTTGGTGTTGAACCAGCCTAGCTTCAAAATATCGTTTGTATTGACATTTTTGATTGCTGCTTTCAATGTATAG
- a CDS encoding DEHA2C10736p (weakly similar to uniprot|P40491 Saccharomyces cerevisiae YIL098C FMC1 Mitochondrial matrix protein) — translation MKFRQLYKELQKELSIINSKTFKAHAERELKHRKTKLQYQKFQAIKDKMPTKHLDEQLSRLDGGETKVPRFNSTIIKEIVAEKEASKMNLMHMKNIKTFLNSQRVYTELIERYNPGLTMDQEDKVRRTANRVGLQVPN, via the coding sequence atgaaattcaGACAGTTATACAAGGAGTTACAGAAGGAGTTGTCGATAATAAATAGTAAGACGTTCAAGGCGCATGCAGAGAGGGAGTTAAAGCATCGTAAGACCAAATTGCAATACCAGAAGTTCCAGGCGATCAAAGACAAGATGCCCACGAAACACCTTGATGAGCAGCTTTCGAGGTTGGATGGTGGGGAGACGAAGGTACCTCGGTTCAATAGTACGATAATCAAGGAGATCGTGGCGGAAAAGGAGGCTAGtaagatgaatttgatgcacatgaagaatatcaagACGTTTTTGAATTCGCAACGGGTGTACACCGAGTTGATCGAGAGGTACAATCCGGGATTGACGATGGATCAGGAGGACAAGGTGAGAAGAACGGCCAATAGGGTTGGATTGCAGGTTCCGAACTGA
- a CDS encoding DEHA2C10802p (some similarities with uniprot|Q26021 Plasmodium falciparum STARP antigen), translating into MHFCKLFAHAIHKDPPFRNPYVYLKEEEFIKLQKQKEQSESKLLKERKETEDLTNNQIISALNNLSSAVSSKRLSDTRKKLIKKKEDLIEIIFPIESNISNEVSSKETHSNERNTQCSKENRGLFRFLTSHITKSTNNSRLTSLSMTGSNDSESTETTTTTYNPEATNKCGAIDTSNTSICSSVVALKSKESIISSSDAVANLEHPSSRDYLTTNFCISYTENSNGDVLTDEIYSVDGLSSMSSFKTLSLPLSLTAFPTGQDVINNSKVHYNSNPFVKTIFIADTISNSSKNNYSIESGSTGSLILESPNRSPNYDFAASSKAFFSNTKAAEFYNIDGSIVLPKANYTNCELDSFRRRYHKYSMVSNTMRLDSLCSNKSDIEPRQFDYCTTESIQELENEMQTCGLISSDKKNIKYLNDSDYLNDIDSNYRHKHIEEFESSSVYDSESDKYFGQYHSIL; encoded by the coding sequence ATGCACTTTTGCAAACTTTTCGCTCATGCCATTCACAAAGATCCCCCTTTTAGAAATCCGTATGTCTATttgaaggaagaagaatttataaaattgcaaaaacaaaaagaacAATCGGAATCAAAACTACTAAAGGAAAGGAAAGAGACAGAGGATTTGACGAATAACCAAATTATTTCGgctttaaataatttaagcAGTGCAGTGTCATCAAAAAGATTAAGTGATACTCGAAAGAAActaattaaaaaaaaagagGATCTCATAGAAATCATATTTCCAATTGAGTCAAATATTTCCAATGAAGTCTCTAGCAAAGAAACACATAGTAATGAGAGAAATACCCAATGCTCGAAGGAAAATAGGGGATTATTCAGATTTTTGACGTCTCATATAACCAAATCTACAAACAATTCTCGTCTCACCTCTCTCAGTATGACAGGATCCAACGATTCCGAATCCACAGAAACTACTACAACAACATACAATCCTGAAGCTACGAATAAGTGTGGTGCAATTGACACTAGTAATACTTCTATTTGTAGTTCGGTGGTAGCCCTCAAATCGAAGGAATCtattatttcatcatccgACGCAGTTGCAAATTTGGAACATCCGTCTTCTCGCGATTATTTAACAACTAACTTTTGCATTTCCTATACTGAAAATAGTAATGGTGATGTTCTAACAGATGAAATTTATTCAGTAGATGGGCTTTCTTCCATGAGTTCATTTAAAACCTTAAGCTTACCATTATCTTTAACAGCTTTTCCGACAGGACAAGATgttataaataattctaaggTGCACTATAACAGTAATCCTTTCGTTAAAACTATCTTCATTGCTGATACCATTCTGAATAGTTCGAAAAATAACTATTCAATAGAAAGTGGAAGTACAGGAAGTTTAATTCTTGAGTCTCCTAATAGATCCCCAAACTATGATTTCGCTGCAAGCAGTAAGGCATTTTTCAGTAATACAAAAGCTGCagaattttataatatagATGGAAGCATTGTATTACCGAAGGCTAATTATACAAACTGTGAGCTAGATTCatttagaagaagatacCATAAGTATTCTATGGTTTCAAACACTATGCGGCTTGACAGCCTTTGCTCAAACAAATCAGATATAGAACCAAGACAATTCGACTATTGTACTACGGAATCAATTCAAGAActagaaaatgaaatgcAAACATGTGGTTTGATAAGTAGCgacaagaagaatataaaatatttgaatgataGTGACTACttaaatgatattgacTCTAATTACAGACATAAGCACatcgaagaatttgaaagttCTAGCGTCTATGATTCTGAATCTGATAAATACTTTGGCCAATATCATCTGATTCTATAA
- a CDS encoding DEHA2C10846p (highly similar to uniprot|P80210 Saccharomyces cerevisiae YNL220W ADE12 Adenylosuccinate synthase), protein MCDVVLGSQWGDEGKGKLVDVLCDEVDVCARCQGGNNAGHTIVVGDTKYDFHMLPSGLVNPKCLNLVGSGVVIHVPSLFEELENLEKKGLHCRDRLFISSRAHLVFDFHQRTDKLKEAELSENKKSIGTTGKGIGPTYSTKASRSGIRVHHLVSEEPESWEEFKTRYHRLVDSRFKRYGNFEYDTEAELAKYEKYRELLKGHVVDSIDFMHSAIAQNKKILVEGANALMLDIDFGTYPYVTSSATGIGGVCTGLGIPPKAINKVYGVVKAYTTRVGEGPFPTEQLNEAGKTLQDIGAEFGVTTGRKRRCGWLDLVVLKYSTLINGYTSLNITKLDVLDTFKEIQIGVSYTYKGEKLNSFPEDLHKLAKVDVEYVTLPGWEEDITKIKNYNDLPENAKKYLKYIEDYLNVPIQWVGTGPSRDSMLVKDLN, encoded by the coding sequence ATGTGTGACGTTGTCTTAGGATCCCAATGGGGAGATGAAGGTAAAGGGAAATTAGTTGACGTATTATGTGATGAAGTTGATGTTTGTGCCAGATGCCAAGGTGGTAATAATGCTGGCCATACTATTGTAGTTGGTGATACCAAATATGATTTCCACATGTTACCATCAGGATTAGTTAACCCTAAATGTTTGAACTTGGTTGGTTCGGGTGTTGTTATCCACGTTCCTTCActttttgaagaattagaaaacttGGAAAAGAAGGGATTACACTGTCGTGATAGATTGTTTATTTCTTCGAGGGCTCACTTAGTCTTCGACTTCCATCAAAGAACGGATAAGTTAAAAGAAGCGGAATTATcggaaaataaaaaatctATTGGTACAACTGGTAAGGGTATTGGTCCAACTTATTCTACCAAGGCTTCCAGGTCTGGTATTAGAGTCCACCACTTGGTGTCTGAAGAACCAGAATCTTGGGAAGAATTCAAAACGAGATACCATCGTTTAGTAGACTCTAGATTCAAAAGATACggtaattttgaatatgataCCGAAGCCGAATTAGCCAAGTACGAGAAATACAGAGAGTTACTTAAGGGCCATGTCGTTGActcaattgattttatgCATTCAGCAATTGCtcaaaacaagaaaattttaGTCGAAGGTGCTAATGCTTTAATGTTggatattgattttggtaCTTATCCTTACGTTACTTCTTCTGCTACTGGTATTGGTGGTGTCTGTACTGGTTTAGGTATCCCTCCAAAAGCTATCAACAAAGTATATGGTGTTGTTAAGGCTTATACTACTAGAGTTGGTGAAGGTCCTTTCCCAACCgaacaattgaatgaaGCTGGTAAAACTTTACAAGATATCGGTGCGGAATTTGGTGTCACCACCGGTAGAAAGAGAAGATGTGGTTGGTTAGATTTAGTTgtcttgaaatattcaacttTGATTAACGGATACACTTCCTTAAATATTACCAAGTTAGACGTCTTAGATACCTTCAAAGAAATCCAAATTGGTGTTTCGTATACTTATAAgggtgaaaaattgaatagtTTCCCAGAAGATTTACATAAATTAGCTAAGGTTGATGTGGAGTATGTTACATTACCTGGTTGGGAAGAGGATATCACCAAGATTAAGAACTATAACGATTTACCAGAGAATGctaagaaatatttgaaatatattgaagattattTGAATGTTCCAATTCAATGGGTTGGTACCGGTCCATCGCGTGACTCAATGTTAGTAAAAGACCTTAATTAG
- a CDS encoding DEHA2C10824p (no similarity), whose translation MQPFYEQSNSIPKIILLSKLVRSNIAWFIPKNNSLGSKKLIIKTVLTLSSFVLLAALTISQPQRKVERNTKRTCKL comes from the coding sequence atGCAACCTTTTTATGAACAAAGCAACTCTATACCtaaaattattcttttgtCGAAACTTGTTAGGAGTAATATTGCATGGtttattccaaaaaataattctttagGTTCTAAGAAGTTGATAATCAAGACAGTTTTGACTTTAAGCCTGTTTGTATTACTTGCGGCTCTCACCATTTCGCAACCACAAAGAAAGGTAGAACGCAATACAAAACGTACTTGTAAATTATAA
- a CDS encoding DEHA2C10890p (similar to uniprot|Q07688 Saccharomyces cerevisiae YDL235c YPD1 Phosphorelay intermediate protein), with the protein MSEAKTKELQDSGLIEWSVFSELVAMDEDEEGFSKSLFQTFVDQVLETFKEIDENLKTKNFDKISGLGHYLKGSAAALGLEKISSQCERIQNYGHKVNFDNFKLKDNDDQKDDEFWIKLIEDALNKARDGFAKSRKVLNNYFDDEF; encoded by the coding sequence ATGTCAGAAGCAAAAACAAAGGAATTACAAGATTCAGGGTTAATTGAGTGGTCTGTTTTCTCCGAATTAGTGGCCatggatgaagatgaagaaggattttccaaatcattatttcaAACCTTCGTTGATCAAGTGTTAGAAacatttaaagaaattgatgagaatttgaaaactaaGAATTTCGACAAAATTTCAGGATTAGGCCATTACTTGAAGGGATCGGCTGCTGCGTTAGGGTTGGAAAAGATTTCATCTCAGTGTGAAAGGATCCAAAATTACGGTCATAAGGTtaactttgataattttaaattaaaGGACAATGATGACCAGAAGGATGACGAATTTTGGATTAAGTTGATCGAGGATGCATTAAATAAGGCCAGAGATGGTTTCGCCAAATCGAGAAAGGTTTTAAACAACtattttgatgatgaattttaa
- a CDS encoding DEHA2C10912p (similar to uniprot|P19881 Saccharomyces cerevisiae YDL236W PHO13 Alkaline phosphatase specific for p-nitrophenyl phosphate), protein MSKKITTKEQAQAIIDDYDYFIFDCDGVLWLGDHLLPHICETLDLLKKANKTVLFVTNNSTKSRDAYLSKFDKLGVSGITKSEVFGSSYASAVYIDKILKLPKNKKIWVLGEEGIERELHELGYTTIGGTDPTLVEHGVHFDHDHPLLTELDDDVGAVVTGLTFNLNYLKLSITMQYLLKDNKSIPFIATNIDSTFPMKGKLLIGAGSIIETVAFASGRQPDAICGKPNQSMMNSIKADYPGLSSNPSRGLMIGDRLNTDMKFGRDGGLDTLLVLTGIESEQAVLSQSTSTAPTHYADKLGDLYELLK, encoded by the coding sequence ATGTCGAAAAAGATCACTACGAAAGAACAGGCACAGGCCATAATTGACGATTATGACTATTTTATATTCGATTGCGATGGTGTTCTTTGGTTAGGAGATCATTTATTGCCACATATTTGTGAGACTTTAGATCTCTTAAAAAAGGCTAATAAGACAGTATTATTTGTGACCAACAATTCCACCAAATCTCGAGACGCTTATTTAagtaaatttgataaacTTGGGGTTCTGGGAATTACCAAAAGTGAAGTTTTTGGATCATCATATGCTTCTGCGGTTTACATCGATAAGATTTTAAAATTGCcaaaaaataagaagatTTGGGTTTTGGGTGAAGAAGGCATTGAACGTGAATTACACGAATTAGGCTACACCACAATTGGAGGTACCGATCCAACCTTGGTAGAACATGGAGTACATTTCGACCACGATCACCCATTGTTAACCGAACTTGATGATGATGTAGGAGCGGTGGTTACTGGTTTAActttcaatttgaattatttgaagctATCCATAACTATGCAATATTTGTTAAAGGACAATAAATCTATACCGTTTATTGCAACAAATATTGACTCTACGTTTCCAATGAAGGgcaaattattaattggGGCAGGGTCAATCATAGAAACAGTAGCATTTGCCAGTGGTAGACAACCAGACGCGATCTGTGGTAAGCCAAATCAATCTATGATGAATTCTATCAAAGCCGATTATCCAGGTTTATCTTCGAACCCATCTAGAGGTCTAATGATCGGTGATAGATTGAATACTGATATGAAATTTGGAAGAGATGGGGGGCTTGACACTTTACTTGTTTTAACCGGCATTGAAAGTGAACAGGCTGTTTTATCCCAAAGTACATCTACTGCTCCTACACATTATGCTGATAAGTTAGGTGATTTATACGAACTACTTAAATAG